The Sulfurospirillum deleyianum DSM 6946 nucleotide sequence ATATGAAAAGTGGTGGCACGTACATTTAAATGATGGTGATTTTGAGCATGTGAGTAATTTAGAGTACCGTTTGTACACCAAAGAGGGCATGGCATTTTGGGCAGAACTTTTTGGTAAAAAATTTATGGATGAGGAAAAAGCGCTGAGCATTTGGAGTGTTCGCGATATCTCCTTACGCATCAAGTCTCGTAATACCATTGCAAAACTCAATCTCAAATATCAAAAACAGTTACGTGACATGGAAACGATTTTAAATATTATTCCTGTGCCTGTCTTTATTAAAGATCGCTATTTACGTTACATCGGATGCAGTCGTGCTTTTTGTGCCTATTTTGGCTTGAAAAAAGAAGATATTCTTGGAAGAACCGTTTTTGATCTCTATCCTCTTGAAATTGCCAGCAGACTCTATGAAAAAGATCAAGAGATGCTTAATGTCAGTCATCAAACCTATAAAATAAATACAATATCGCCACTGACTCAGCAAGAAGTAACATTAGAAATTCAAAAAAAACGTATGATGCGCAATGCTGTCTTTGATGGCTTTGTTGGTGTTTTCATTGATGTCACAGAGGTGGAAAAACAAGAAGTTTATCTGCAAAACCGTATTCGAGAAGAGGTGGATAAAAACCTTAAAATCCAAGCCATCTACCAAGAGGAGATGGTACGTAATGCCAAATTTAGTACTATTGGACGGATGGCAGCGGGTATTACCCATGAGATTAATACGCCTTTGACGTATATCAAGGGTAATTTTGAGATGCTCATCGATGATATTATGGCGATTGTACCTGATGGTACACGTAAAAATGTCATGCTCAAAGATAGCCAATCGATTCAAGAGGGCATTGAACGTATTGAGAGTATTATTGGAACGATGAGAGAAGCATCACAAAAAAGCCATGAGCAAAAAGAGATACTAAATATGTACGAACTTCTTTGTGCTTCCCTTACCCTTTGCTACCATCGTTCAAAGCAAATTGTTACCATTCATCTGAATGAAAAAATTTTTGATCTGAACTTTTCAAAAGATGAATACCACGTTACATGTAACGTTCAAAAACAGCGTATCGAGCAAGTATTTGTGATTATTTTAAACAATGCTTTAGATGAACTAATAAAGATTGAATCCTTTGAAAAACGCTCTTTACATGTAACAATTTTTCAAGAACATGAAAAAGTTATAGTACGTTTTTGTGATAATGGTGGAGGCATTGATGCTGCAATTTTACCTCATATTTTTGAGCCATTTGAAAGTACTAAAATGAGCTCTGGCATTGGGATTGGACTCAACATCGCTCAACAAATTGTAATTCAAAATGAGGGCGAAATTTGTGCTTTTAATGAGGATGAAGGTGCCGTTTTTGAAGTGCACTTACCTTTGGTAAAAGAAGCAGAGACACTTTTAGATAAAAGGCGTTTCATATAAAATCTCATGACGCTTATGTTACAATCTCGCATTATTTTTACATGTAGGATGTTTTGTGGATATTTTTCAATCTGTCATTATGGGAATTGTTGAGGGGTTTACGGAGTTTTTGCCTGTTTCTTCGACGGGGCATATGATTATTGTGGGCGATTGGTTGGGGCTAAAGCAAGATAATTTTATCAAAGCGTATGAGATTATCATCCAGTTTGCGGCGATTTTAGCTGTGGTTTTAAACTACAAAGAGAAATTTTCCCCTAAAAAAATCAATCTTTGGATGAAACTTGCCGTAGCGTTTGTACCTCTAGGTGCGGTGGGATTTTTATTTGCCAAGCAAGTCAAGGCAATGTTTAGCGTTGAAATCGTAGCACTGATGTTTATCATTGGGGGCATCATCTTTTTAGCGGTTGAAAAGTTTTACAAACCCAAAGAGCACTTTGTGGATGATGTGGAAAAGGTGAGTTACAAGCAAGCCCTTTGGATTGGGATTGCTCAGATTTTTGCTCTGATTCCTGGAACAAGTAGAGCGGGTTCGACGATTATTGGAGCGATGTTAGTGGGACTCACACGCAAAGCGAGTGCTGAGTTCTCCTTTTTACTTGCCTTTCCTGTGATGTGCGCTACCACGGGCTATGACATCCTCAAACACCACAATGAACTCCTTATGGAGGGTAATTTTACCGCTTTGGCGGTGGGATTTGTCGTCTCATTTATAGTGGCGTATGCGACGATTAAACTCTTTTTAAAATTTTTAGAGCGCTTTACCTTTGTGAGCTTTGGCATTTATCGCATTCTTTTTGGCATAGCGCTTCTACTTTATGTTTAAAAAAGCTTTGGTATCTCATCTTCACTGATCACATCTTTCTCAATCACATGAATGCCTCTGGCACTAAGAGCGTTTTTGAGCCCTTGCCCGAGGCTTTTTGTTAAAAAAAAGTTTACCCCATGCTCATGCAAAAGTGGCGCTAACACTAGAGGGGGTTTTGCCTCTTTTTCATGTGCGGGATTTAGAAGAATTTCTCGTTTAACAATCCTATGATTTTCGACGCTAAAGATACATACATACGTATCTTTGATATTCAGAGATTCAAAATGCGTTGTTTCATTGCTACAAAACGCCACCACATAACGCTCTCGTTTTGTTCCCAAATGCAACTCATATCCACCTAAAAGTGCTCGTGCCACTTTTTGACGGGCGGATTTGATAATACGTGCAAAGGTAGGACGGGAAACTTCCATCCTCAACGCCGCCTCTTCTTGATACAAATCCAATAAATCCATCAAATAAAGCGCTTCTACCTCTTCAGGAATTAAAGAAATACTCTCATCGTGTTTTGTTCCCTTCGGGTCAAAACAGGTGATTAAAGGCTGATAAGAGGTGACACGATGGCATTTTTGACGGGACATACAACAATCCTTTTTTTACATGTAATGCAGCAATACTAACATAAAAGGTTTTAAATATTATTGACATATGTTCATTTAAAGTGCTACAATTCTGAACATATGTCCAATTAAGGAGAAGAAAATGATCGCAATGCCGATTAAAACAGAAAATCAAAATGGCATCCTAGCCCCTCTTTTTGGTAAAGCAAAATGGTTTGCTCTTATTGATGATGCTGGTACCGTAACCATTCACGCCAATAGTAAAGAAGGTGGGATGAGAGTGGCACGCTGGTTTGAACAAATGGGTGTCACAACACTGATTACAAACCATTTAGGTGAAAAACCTTTTCATGCCCTCAGACAAGCAGGTGTTAAGATTTACTTTGCAGGAGAGGAGCGTATCAGCATTGAAGAGGCGATGAAGCATCTTAAAGCTAACACTCTTTTAGAAGTAACGCTCAGCAATTACATGAACCTTTTAGGCGAAGAGGCAACAGGACACCATCACGAAGAAGAGCCCCTTGATAACGATAAAAAGCCTCTGTTTAAAACCAAACTCAAATGTTGCGAAACCAAAGGTGAAAATTCTCTTATGGGGCATGAGCATCAACACACACCGTGCCATAAGCACGAAACACACTGAGCCAACGTTTAGGTTAATGAGGAGACTTTAAGGTCTAAACACAAAATTTTCTCCTCATCTCCCATAAAAAACTTCTGCGCAAAGGTTCGACACATACGACCCGATGCGCGGGAGATGTACTTTTGACTCAGATAATCACCCCTCGTTGATTCTTTGGTAATGTAAAAATACTCTTTTAAAGCATGATTGTCACCATCCCGTGCTGGTTGAAAAAAGTCGTTAGTATGTGCACTAATATACGTTGCGCCCTCTTGAATACCTGAGTCGGCATTAATACAATAAATCGCCTCAATCGGGTCAAACTCTTTCAAAAAATCATGCAAATCTAAATCTCTATTTTGAACTAAAGCATCAATAATCATCTGGGCATAGGCTTTAGCACTTTGTATTAAAAAGCTCTTATGTTGCATAGATGCTTTGACATTATGGGTATGTTTCTCTCCAATGTAAGCTATCTTTTCATCGCATACCTCTTTACGAAACACTACACTGCTAGGTCTTGAAAACCAAAACCCTTGAAAGAGGTCTATGTCCAACTTCATCGCCGTTAGAATTTCCTCTTCTTCTTCAACGCCCTCCGCTAAAACCAATGCCCCAATGTTAAAACACATGTTTGCGATGGATTTTAAAATCTCTTTATGAATAAAGTTTTGATGCACATTAAAAATAAGGGAACGGTCAATTTTGACAATATGGGGGCGTACGGTTGAAATACGGTCAAAATTGGCATTGCCAGCTCCAAAATCATCCAACGCAATTAAAAAACCTCTCTCCTTGTAAAAGTCACAAAACTCTTTGAGACGTTTGGTATTTTCAATCTGATACTCTTTAATCTCAATGACAACACGAGAAGGTGGAATACCCACTTCATTGGCAAGAGCGCAAAAAGCAAAATCTTGAAAGCTTAGTGACGTATCAAGCAAATGAGATTCAAAGTTTAAAAAAAGCAGTAGCTCTTTATTGACATCTAAAAGAGGTTTGAAAGCTCTTAGCGCTTGCATACGCACATGTTTATCAAGCATAAAGCAGAGATTCTCTTTTTGAGACTGCTCAAACACAAAAACAGGAGAGAGCGATTCATTATTTTCATCTACTGCTCGCATGAGTGCCTCTACTCCCATCATTTTAGCGCTACGAATCGAAATAATTGGCTGAAAAGCAATCGTAATAACACCTTTTTCAATGAATTGTTTTACCATCCAATGCCCCTTTGTAAATCATAAAATGATTATACACAAGCCTTCAATGAGAGCGTGTCTAATAAAGAGGCAATGATGTATAAAAACACTTTTTAAAGATTTATCCGCTAAAGTAACACTAAATAATTATTAGTAATAAAAATACATTGGCTTTTATGACAAAGGAGTGTAAATGATGATAGGAAAAAAAAGAGGAGCCTTACTATGCTCAGCCCTTATCTTGGCATTTTTGACGGGATGTGAAAGCAAACCCAAAGAGGTCAAGGTGGCTAAAACAGAGTTGGTATATGCCAGTACCAAAGATATTCGTAACATTAATCCGCACTTGTACGGAGGAGAGATGTCCGCTCAAAACATGGTCTTTGAATCTTTGGTCATGAACACGCCTGAAGGGGTTAAACCGTGGTTGGCTGAACGTTGGGAGATCAGTAGTGATGGCAAAAGCTACACCTTTTATTTGCGCAAAGATGTCAAATTTAGTGATGGTAGCCCTTTTGATGCGACGGTGGTGAAGAAAAACATCGATGCGGTGATTGATAATCGTGCAAGACACGCATGGTTAGAGTTGGTCAATCAAATCGAAGGCAGTGAAGTCGTCGATAACTTTACCTATAAACTTACCCTCAAAAATCCCTACTATCCAACTTTAAGCGAACTTGCGATGACAAGACCCTTTCGTTTCATTGCGCCATCGTGCTTTATCGAGGGTGCAACCAAAAATGGGGTAAGTTGTTATGTAGGAACAGGTGCGTGGGTGCTTTCAGAGCATCAGAAAAACGCTTTTGCACTCTTTAAGAAAAACCCAAACTATTGGGGAGAAAAAGCAAAACTGGAACAGATTAAATGGCGAGTGATGCCTGATCATCAAAGTGTGTTACTCGCACTGCAAAAAGGTGAAATCGACCTTATTTTTGGAGCGGATGGCGACATGATAGACCTCAATGCCTTTAGTGTGCTTCAAAAAGAGGGAAAATACACGACCTTGCTCAGCCAACCCACCGCCTCTCGTGCCATTTTACTCAACACCAAACAGCCTATCACGGGGGAAGCAAAGCTAAGAGAAGCTCTGCAACACGCTATCAATAAAGAGATGATCGTCTCTGGCATTTTAAATCACTCAGAAAATAGCGCCAACACGCTTTTTGCCCCAATAACGCCCTATTGCGATGTGCCGCTCTCTCGCAAACTTTACGATGTTGAAAAAGCTAAAGCCTTGCTGGATGAAGCGGGTTGGATGATGGATGAGAAGCTAGGATATCGAAGCAAAGAGGGAAAAATACTCTCCTTGCGTCTTTATTTTAATGCCAACAACGCACAAGAAAAAGCCATTAGCGAGTACATTCAAAGCAATCTTAAAGAGGTGGGCGTGGAGCTTAAGATTATTGGAGAGGAGAAACAAGCCTTTTTAGACAGACAAAAAAGCGGTGACTTTGACTTACAATACGCTCTTTCATGGGGAACACCCTACGATCCTCAATCGTTCGTCTCTTCATGGCGTATGGCAGCGCATGGCGATTATCAAGCGCAGTTAGGGTTAGAGAAAAAAGCGTGGTTAGATGCGCAAATTCAAGCCATTTTGATTGAACCATCACACGAAAAGCGCACAAAAATGTACGCAGAGATTTTGACTTACATTCACGATGCAAACGTCTATGTGCCACTGAGTTATGCTCGCACCAAAGCGGTATTTACACCTAAACTTAAAGGGGTGAGTTTTAATCCTTCTCAGTATGAAATCCCTTTTGAAAAGATGTTTTTCGAGTAAGCGATGAGTCGTTTTATTGCCAAGCGCCTTTTGCTTATACTTCCTTTGCTCTTAGGAATTTCGGTGGTGAGTTTTACCCTCTCCGCCCTCAGTCCTAGTGATCCAGCAGAGGTGGCATTGCGGGTCAATGACATTACCCCTACCACAGAAGCGATTGCGCAGATGCGTGAAGAGTTAGGACTCAATGCTTCTTTACATGTAAGGTATTTCTCATGGCTTTTAGGTGTTTTAAAGGGCGATTTTGGGGTGAGTTACATTACTAAAACGCCCGTACTTCATGAAATAGCCCACGCTCTTCCCACCACCCTTCTTTTAGCGGGTATTACCTTAGGTTTGGTACTCGTTTGGGGTGCATTTTTGGGTGTAGTGTGCGCCTTATATCGCAATCGTTTTTTAGATAGAGCCATCAGAAGCGTCATTTTTTTTACGGGTGCCATTCCTAGCTTTTGGCTCGCACTACTCTTTATTGCCTTTTTTTCACTCACCTTAGATCTTTTCCCAACCGCAGGCTTAGAGGAGCGCTCAGGCATTATTTTGCCCTCATTGACTCTGTTTTTAAGCTATGTAGCGACCTATATGCGACTGATGCGAAGTAGCATGTTGCAAAATGAGCATGCCCCTTACATCTTCTATGCAAGAGTGAGGGGGCTGAGTGAGGCGAAGATTATGAAACATCGCATTATCAATGCCTTGCACCCTTTTGTAATTGCGCTTGGCATGTCGATTCCAAAATTAATCGCAGGAACGGTGGTTATTGAAACTATTTTTGCTTTGCCAGGAGTTGGACGGCTGTGTGTGAGTGCGATTTTTAGCCGTGATTATCCGATGATTCAAGGCTATGTCTTTTTAATGGCGCTTTTGTTTTTGCTCTTTAATCTCATCGCCGATGTAAGTGTGAAGCTCATAGACCCTCGTTTAAGAGGTGAGTTGTGAGTGGAGTTTATGCTAAATTGGTGCGTGACCCTTTGGCGATTGCCTCACTTGGTGTCATTGTTGGGATGATTCTTTTAGGCATTTTTGCGCCATGGATTGCTCCGCATGATCCCATCGCAACCAACCTTGCTCTCAAATTTGCCCCATGGGGTGGAGAATTTCCACTGGGGAGTGATCATTTGGGGCGGTGTATTGCCTCGCGTCTTCTTTTTGGCATTCGTACCACGCTTTTTTTAGCACTGTTTGCTATGAGTATGACACTTATTTTGGGAGTCATCTTAGGCATTTTGGCAGGATTTTTTCGCAAAGCCGAAGAGCCCATTCTTCGTGGGTGCGATGTGATGCTCTCCTTTCCCAGTGAGCTGATGATATTGGCGATTGTAGGGATGTTAGGAGCTGGCATGGGCAATCTTATCTTAGCCAATGTCATCGCCAAAGTGGCATGGTACACCCGCATGGTCTATTCGTTTGTGTTGGTGCATCGTGAGCAAAACTACATTGCCTTTGCCAA carries:
- a CDS encoding DUF134 domain-containing protein translates to MSRQKCHRVTSYQPLITCFDPKGTKHDESISLIPEEVEALYLMDLLDLYQEEAALRMEVSRPTFARIIKSARQKVARALLGGYELHLGTKRERYVVAFCSNETTHFESLNIKDTYVCIFSVENHRIVKREILLNPAHEKEAKPPLVLAPLLHEHGVNFFLTKSLGQGLKNALSARGIHVIEKDVISEDEIPKLF
- a CDS encoding PAS domain-containing sensor histidine kinase, with product MKDLLSKINDLKQEITLLKSQNRRILECAVTEKKALERLAKKAQLYFNNSDLAYIVLDEKQCIVDVNETFTHLFGYTKEEVLGLHISTLFTSQKRYEKWWHVHLNDGDFEHVSNLEYRLYTKEGMAFWAELFGKKFMDEEKALSIWSVRDISLRIKSRNTIAKLNLKYQKQLRDMETILNIIPVPVFIKDRYLRYIGCSRAFCAYFGLKKEDILGRTVFDLYPLEIASRLYEKDQEMLNVSHQTYKINTISPLTQQEVTLEIQKKRMMRNAVFDGFVGVFIDVTEVEKQEVYLQNRIREEVDKNLKIQAIYQEEMVRNAKFSTIGRMAAGITHEINTPLTYIKGNFEMLIDDIMAIVPDGTRKNVMLKDSQSIQEGIERIESIIGTMREASQKSHEQKEILNMYELLCASLTLCYHRSKQIVTIHLNEKIFDLNFSKDEYHVTCNVQKQRIEQVFVIILNNALDELIKIESFEKRSLHVTIFQEHEKVIVRFCDNGGGIDAAILPHIFEPFESTKMSSGIGIGLNIAQQIVIQNEGEICAFNEDEGAVFEVHLPLVKEAETLLDKRRFI
- the opp1C gene encoding nickel/cobalt ABC transporter permease, whose product is MSGVYAKLVRDPLAIASLGVIVGMILLGIFAPWIAPHDPIATNLALKFAPWGGEFPLGSDHLGRCIASRLLFGIRTTLFLALFAMSMTLILGVILGILAGFFRKAEEPILRGCDVMLSFPSELMILAIVGMLGAGMGNLILANVIAKVAWYTRMVYSFVLVHREQNYIAFAKATGVAPLRILKTHILPSIFDDIVMLATLDAGWVIMSISALSFLGLGVQAPTPEWGMMLSEAKNVMSVYPLQMLPSGVAILVVVLAFNFLGDSIRDARDDRKISIS
- a CDS encoding undecaprenyl-diphosphate phosphatase, whose protein sequence is MDIFQSVIMGIVEGFTEFLPVSSTGHMIIVGDWLGLKQDNFIKAYEIIIQFAAILAVVLNYKEKFSPKKINLWMKLAVAFVPLGAVGFLFAKQVKAMFSVEIVALMFIIGGIIFLAVEKFYKPKEHFVDDVEKVSYKQALWIGIAQIFALIPGTSRAGSTIIGAMLVGLTRKASAEFSFLLAFPVMCATTGYDILKHHNELLMEGNFTALAVGFVVSFIVAYATIKLFLKFLERFTFVSFGIYRILFGIALLLYV
- a CDS encoding EAL domain-containing protein; amino-acid sequence: MVKQFIEKGVITIAFQPIISIRSAKMMGVEALMRAVDENNESLSPVFVFEQSQKENLCFMLDKHVRMQALRAFKPLLDVNKELLLFLNFESHLLDTSLSFQDFAFCALANEVGIPPSRVVIEIKEYQIENTKRLKEFCDFYKERGFLIALDDFGAGNANFDRISTVRPHIVKIDRSLIFNVHQNFIHKEILKSIANMCFNIGALVLAEGVEEEEEILTAMKLDIDLFQGFWFSRPSSVVFRKEVCDEKIAYIGEKHTHNVKASMQHKSFLIQSAKAYAQMIIDALVQNRDLDLHDFLKEFDPIEAIYCINADSGIQEGATYISAHTNDFFQPARDGDNHALKEYFYITKESTRGDYLSQKYISRASGRMCRTFAQKFFMGDEEKILCLDLKVSSLT
- the opp1B gene encoding nickel/cobalt ABC transporter permease codes for the protein MSRFIAKRLLLILPLLLGISVVSFTLSALSPSDPAEVALRVNDITPTTEAIAQMREELGLNASLHVRYFSWLLGVLKGDFGVSYITKTPVLHEIAHALPTTLLLAGITLGLVLVWGAFLGVVCALYRNRFLDRAIRSVIFFTGAIPSFWLALLFIAFFSLTLDLFPTAGLEERSGIILPSLTLFLSYVATYMRLMRSSMLQNEHAPYIFYARVRGLSEAKIMKHRIINALHPFVIALGMSIPKLIAGTVVIETIFALPGVGRLCVSAIFSRDYPMIQGYVFLMALLFLLFNLIADVSVKLIDPRLRGEL
- the nikA gene encoding nickel ABC transporter substrate-binding protein, which codes for MMIGKKRGALLCSALILAFLTGCESKPKEVKVAKTELVYASTKDIRNINPHLYGGEMSAQNMVFESLVMNTPEGVKPWLAERWEISSDGKSYTFYLRKDVKFSDGSPFDATVVKKNIDAVIDNRARHAWLELVNQIEGSEVVDNFTYKLTLKNPYYPTLSELAMTRPFRFIAPSCFIEGATKNGVSCYVGTGAWVLSEHQKNAFALFKKNPNYWGEKAKLEQIKWRVMPDHQSVLLALQKGEIDLIFGADGDMIDLNAFSVLQKEGKYTTLLSQPTASRAILLNTKQPITGEAKLREALQHAINKEMIVSGILNHSENSANTLFAPITPYCDVPLSRKLYDVEKAKALLDEAGWMMDEKLGYRSKEGKILSLRLYFNANNAQEKAISEYIQSNLKEVGVELKIIGEEKQAFLDRQKSGDFDLQYALSWGTPYDPQSFVSSWRMAAHGDYQAQLGLEKKAWLDAQIQAILIEPSHEKRTKMYAEILTYIHDANVYVPLSYARTKAVFTPKLKGVSFNPSQYEIPFEKMFFE
- a CDS encoding NifB/NifX family molybdenum-iron cluster-binding protein, whose amino-acid sequence is MIAMPIKTENQNGILAPLFGKAKWFALIDDAGTVTIHANSKEGGMRVARWFEQMGVTTLITNHLGEKPFHALRQAGVKIYFAGEERISIEEAMKHLKANTLLEVTLSNYMNLLGEEATGHHHEEEPLDNDKKPLFKTKLKCCETKGENSLMGHEHQHTPCHKHETH